The following proteins are co-located in the Rana temporaria unplaced genomic scaffold, aRanTem1.1, whole genome shotgun sequence genome:
- the LOC120922126 gene encoding aprataxin and PNK-like factor: MGTDHQENVSKYCFYYVFLFYLGRRLRKRAAKKAKKNDDSDDDGESNEYDLEDSFIDDDEEEEEDFTDEDSEWMPDSEEKDSEDVKQLVKEAKRFVKGKH; the protein is encoded by the exons ATGGGAACAGATCATCAGGAAAATGTCtctaaatattgtttttattatgtttttttattttatttaggcaGGCGGCTAAGGAAAAGAGCTGCAAAGAAAG CCAAAAAGAATGATGACAGTGATGATGATGGGGAGTCCAATGAATATGACCTAGAGGACAGCTTCATTGAtgacgatgaggaggaggaagaagacttCACTGATGAGGATTCAGAGTGGATGCCGGACTCTGAGGAAAAAGACAGTGAAGATGTGAAACAGCTGGTAAAAGAAGCAAAGCGATTTGTCAAAGGAAAACACTGA